A genomic window from Cricetulus griseus strain 17A/GY chromosome 4, alternate assembly CriGri-PICRH-1.0, whole genome shotgun sequence includes:
- the Cldn14 gene encoding claudin-14 — translation MASTAVQLLGFLLSFLGMVGTLITTILPHWRRTAHVGTNILTAVSYLKGLWMECVWHSTGIYQCQIYRSLLALPRDLQAARALMVISCLLSGTASACAVVGMKCTRCAKGTPAKTTFAVLGGALFLLAGLLCMVAVSWTTNDVVQNFYNPLLPSGMKFEIGQALYLGFISSSLSLIGGTLLCLSCQDEAPYRPYQAQSRAGATTTAAAPAYRPPAAYKDNRAPSVTSASHSGYRLNDYV, via the coding sequence ATGGCCAGCACAGCCGTCCAGCTCCTGGGCTTCCTGCTGAGCTTCCTGGGCATGGTGGGAACACTCATCACCACGATCCTGCCGCACTGGCGGAGGACGGCCCACGTGGGCACCAACATCCTGACGGCCGTGTCCTACCTGAAGGGGCTGTGGATGGAGTGTGTGTGGCACAGTACCGGCATCTACCAGTGTCAGATCTACCGCTCGCTGCTGGCGCTGCCCCGGGACCTGCAGGCGGCCAGGGCGCTCATGGTCATCTCCTGCCTGCTGTCGGGCACGGCCTCCGCCTGCGCCGTGGTGGGCATGAAGTGCACTCGCTGTGCCAAGGGCACACCTGCCAAGACCACCTTCGCGGTGCTGGGAGGCGCGCTCTTCCTGCTGGCCGGCCTGCTGTGCATGGTGGCCGTGTCCTGGACCACCAATGACGTGGTGCAGAATTTCTACAACCCGCTGCTGCCCAGCGGCATGAAGTTCGAGATCGGCCAGGCCCTGTACCTGGGCTTCATCTCCTCGTCCCTGTCTCTCATCGGGGGCACGCTGCTTTGCTTGTCCTGCCAGGATGAGGCCCCCTACAGACCCTACCAGGCCCAGTCCAGGGCTGGGGCCACCACCACTGCCGCGGCCCCTGCCTACCGCCCACCAGCAGCCTACAAGGACAACCGTGCCCCCTCGGTGACCTCAGCCTCGCACAGTGGGTACAGGTTGAACGACTACGTGTGA